The Fibrobacter sp. DNA window AAATTGAGACTGGCATAATTGAACACCTGGTCTACCTTTCCGACCACTTCCAGAAATTTGGAGTTGCTTGCTCCATACACCAGGTACATTGCCATAGGCCCGGCAGTTGAGATGACAGTGTTGTCACTTGAAAGGTGGAAGGCGGTGATAGGGAAGGCGATTTGATCCATAATGGAATACCCGTCCTCATCGTAGGCTTCCGTTACCTGCCACACTCCTTCCATTCTGCTTTTAGTGGGCCGGTTATCAAAATCCAGAAGCCCGCAGTTAGCGAAAAGCAGGATGAAGATGGCACAGGAAAAAAGTAAGGGTTTAAGCAGATGCACGGATTTCATCGTTTCCTCCGGAATGGGGTTTTCTTTGTAGACGCGGTTCGGCGGAAAATGCGCTCAACCGAAACGAAATACTAATAATATAGTTCATACTTCCGATTATCAAGGGCAGGGGACGGACTATTTTTTTACTTTTATAAGCGCTTAAACAGATTTCTGCGGGCAGTTACGTCCTTGTCAGCTCTTTTTCTTCATAAACCTGAAACACCCTTCCAGATGATCATTGACCATTCCTGTTGCCTGCATAAAAGCATAACAGATTACGCTGCCGACAAAGTTAAATCCGCGTTTCTTGAGATCCTTGCTCATCTGATCGGATTCAGGTGTACGGGCAGGAAGGTCTTTCCAGGTTTTGGGCGGCTTTGGAGGAAAGAGGGCCTTATAATTGGTAAACTGCCAGATGTACTTGTCAAATGTGCCGAACTCTGCCCTGACCTCACGGAATCTCTTCGCATTGTTAACTGCTGAGAGGATTTTCAACCTGTTGCGGATTATTCCGCTGTCAAGCATGAGCTCTTCAATCTTTTTATCGTTGAATGAAGCCACTTTCTCCCAGTCGAACCCTGCGAATGCTCTGCGGAAATTCTCCCGTCTTTTCAGTATGGTGATCCAGGAGAGCCCGGCCTGAAACCCCTCGAGAACAAGCATCTCAAATAGTTTCCTGTCATCGTGTACCGGGATTCCCCATTCCTGATCGTGATACCTGATATAATCGGGGTCATCACCCGCCCAGGAGCATCGATTTTTTTGCCGCAACTATCGCCTCCGCAGTTTCCAGGTCGGAAAGAGTGGTGATTTTAAAATTCTTCGGGTCCCCCCAGGCAATTCCCACCTCCATACCCGCCTTCTGCATCAGTACGGCTTCATCGGTGGGAGGAGGTTCGGATTCCGACATGCTGTTTAGTGCTGCAATAAGAAGTTTTCTGCGGAAAAGCTGCGGGGTTCCCACTCTGACAAGTTTTTCCCTGTCAACTGTTTCCAGGGCTCTGTCCCCTTCAAAGGTCCGCACTGTGTCAACTTCAGGGGTGACTGTGATTACACAATCGTAACTGTCTCTTTTTTCCAGAATCCTGTCAATCACAAGGTCAGTTACAAACGGTCTTGCTGCATCGTGGATCAAAACCCACTCAGACTCCAGACCACTCAGGCCATTGCTCACCGAATTCCATCTCTGCTTTCCGCCGGCAACCACCTCTACTCTCTCGCAGGCATACTTTTCTTTTGCAGAATGGAGCATCTCTGATGGCACCACAAGAACAATTTTTACGATGTCTTTACGCGAGAGAAAAAACTCTAAAGAATACTCCAGCATCGGTTTGCCGCCAAGGGGTACAAAGGCCTTGGGTTCCTTATATCCCAGCCGCGTTCCTGAACCGGCAGCTACGATTACCGCATCGATCTTCTGGTTTGTTTCTTTTTCCATAGGGTATGAAAAAAAAGGGGCGTTCAGTACCGCCCCTTTGGAAATATGAACTACATCTTTCTTTCGACCAGACCTGCTACTTTCATCGGCAAGCCGAAGAGCTTTATAAACCCTGTGGCATCTTTCTGGTTGTACAGTTCTGTATCGGTAAATGATGCCAGGTCTTCGAGATAGAGTGACTTTGGAGCCTTTGTACCGGCAGGTATGATATTACCCTTGTAAAGCTTGAGTTTCACTGTGCCGGTTACATTTCTCTGCGTCACATCAACAAAAGCGTCCAGAGCCTCTCTCAGAGCAGAAAACCACTGCCCGAAATAGACAAGTTCGGCATATCTGGATGAGATAATCTCCTTGAAGTGGCTTGTATCTCTGTCAAGGACCAGCCTCTCAAGCTCCCTGTGGGCAAAGTAGAGTATTGTGCCACCCGGAGTCTCGTAAATGCCTCTGGATTTTATTCCAACCAGTCTGTTTTCAACCATGTCAATATGACCGATAGCATGCACAGCTCCGATTTTGTTTAGAGTATCGAGCAGTTCCACAGGTCCAATTCTGCTGCCGTTTACAGCCACAGGTGTTCCCTTTTCAAAAGCGATCTCCACGTATTCGGCTTTATCAGGAGCTTTTTCGACTGTATTGGAAAGCGTGTACACGTCATCCGGTGGTTCGTTTCCCGGACTCTCAAGAACACCGCCTTCATGGCTTATATGCCAGATGTTCCGGTCCTCTGAGTAGATTCTCTTCTTTGACTGGCTGATAGGCACATTGTGTTTTTCCGCGTAAGCGATGCAGTCTTCTCTGGAATGCATGGTCCAGAGAGGATCTTTCCATGGGGAGATTATTTTCAGATTCGGATCCAGCGCCATTATTGTGAGCTCAAACCGGACCTGATCATTTCCTTTCCCTGTAGCGCCATGAGCTATGGCACTTGCTCCCTCCTTATGTGCGATCTCAACCGCCCGTTTGGCAATAAGCGGTCTTGCGAAGCTGGTTCCCAGAAGGTAAGATCCCTCGTAAACCGCTCCGGCCCGAAGGGTAGGGAAGATATAATCGGCTACAAACTCACTGGTGAGGTCTTCGATGTACAGCTTTGATGCACCGGTTTTTAATGCTTTCTCTTCCAGACCGCTCAGTTCTTCCTGCTGCCCCAGATCGGCACACATGGCTATCACTTCACAATTGTAGTTCTCCTTGAGCCATGGAATCATTATTGAAGTGTCAAGACCGCCGGAATAAAGCAAAACTACCTTTTCCATAATATTAATCCTTTGTATTTAGTCAGTTTTGTAGTTACTTTCTGCTCAGAACTCCACTGAAAATGGCCACTGCCTTGTTGATCTCAGATTCACTGACCGTCAAAGGCGGCATGAACCGGATTGTGTTTTTTCCCGCCTTCACTACCAGCAGTCCCTTCTTTCTGCACTCAGACACTACCGCTGCAGGATCGTCTTTCAGTTGTACCCCAAGAAGAAGACCTGTGCCTCTGATGTCCTCAATGTCCTGGAACATTTTTTTGAGAGCAGAGAGTTTCTTTTTGAGATAACTGCCTTTCTGCTTTACACCTTTCAGAAATTGCTTTTCTGAGATGATTTTAAGCAGTTCACATCCAAGTGCGCATGCTACCGGATTACCCCCGAAAGTGGTGCCGTGGTCGCCGGGTGAAATCGCTGATGCAAACTTTTCACTGCAGACCACTACTCCAAGAGGCAGCCCGCCACCTATCGGCTTGGCAAGTGTCATCATGTCCGGGATCACCTTATGCTGCTCATAATTCCAGAGAGTTCCGGTTCTGCCCATACCGCACTGGATCTCATCGAATATAAGGGCGATCGACTTTTTCTCCGTGTATTCTCTTAAGAATTTCAGAAATTCGGTTGAAGCCGGATTGACTCCGCCCTCGCCCTGAAGAGGTTCAACTATGACAGCCGCAAACTTGTGAGAGTCAAGTATCTTTTTTACAGCTTTTATATTATTGAGCTCCGAGGAGTGAAAACCCTCCAGAAGAGGCTCAAATCCCTCATGAAACTTCTTCTGAGGAGTGGCGCTTAGAGCCCCGTAGGTTCTGCCGTGAAATGCACTGCAAAACGAAAGAACATGATATTTCCCTTTAATTACTGATGCTTTTTTTCTGGCGAACTTTATAGCTGCCTCGTTTGCTTCGGTTCCACTGTTGCAGAAGAAAACCCTGTCGCCAAAACTGTGCTTCAGAAGCTTTTCAGCCAGGTCGATCTGTGCCTGTGAATAGTAGAGGTTCGATGTGTGGATAACCATCGAGCCCTGCTTTTTCAAGGCAGCGATAAGCGCCGGATGAGCATGGCCGAGTGCATTGACAGCTATTCCGGATCCGAAATCGAGGAATTTTTTATTATCTGAATCGTAAAGATAAACGCCTTTCCCCTTGACAATAGGGGCACCGTCCCGCTTATATGTGGGTACAAAAAGTGAATCGATATTTTTCATTTCATTTTTCCCGTTTGTGATGTGATTGTTTTTCCTGGTTGACTCATTTACAAGAGTCATTAGGAACTCCTGCCTGGTGTATTGTTTCCGGGCAGATTACCTGTGAATCACTGTTCCGGTGGAAGTTGAAGTGGAAAGCTCGTTAAGAAGCGTCTCACTGCCCCTCCATCCGCAGATATGTACGCGTCCAACTCCGCGATGGACTGCATCAGCAGCCGAGCGGAGCTTAGGTATCATACCTCCTGTTATGTGACCGCGGGCAATTAGATCTTCTATTTCGGATGTGCGTATCTCTTTTTTCACTTCATCGTTTATCAGAACTCCTGGAACATCGGATACGAATATGAGGTCGTCAGCCTCCAGAGCCATTGCCAGTTCGCTTGCTGCCAGGTCAGCATTGACATTGTAGATGGCGCCATTATTATCCCGGGAGATCGGAGAGACCACTGGGACAATGCTGTTTTGTTTACAGATAGATATAAGTGTTGTGTTAACCTGTTCTATTTTGCCCACAAGACCGATATCCTGGCCTCTCATGGTCATCTTTGAGGCCAGAAAGAGATTGGAATCAACGCCGCTGAAACCGGCTGCTGAGACTCCTCCGAGAAGCAGTGCATTGACAATTCTTTTGTTTACATCGCCAGAAAGCACCATCTGTACGATTTTTACCATCTCGGCATCGGTAACCCGCATCCCTTCCACAAATGTAAATTCCTTGTTGAGCAGGTCCAGATGTCTTGCTATGTCTTTGCCACCTCCGTGTACAATGACCGGAAAAGATTGAGGCATCAGCTTCTTTATACTTTGACCCAGTTGAATAAGAAGCCCCTCGGCATCGACTGTCGCTCCACCAATCTTGATACACACCGTCCTCATGCGATCCGAACCTCTCCTTTTGACAGAATTCCAGGGGATCGAAATCAGGGAAAGTCATATAAAATAAATAATGGGCTTTGTTGGTGGTGCCTTGTAATTATAAAACAGAGTTTTAAATTACAAGTGTTTTCATCGAGGTGGCTTATCGAGTTTATTTGTTTTTGAGAAAAGCAAAAAGATAGTCCGTCCCCTGGATTTTATATTTTCATCTCGAAGTCCCTTTTCAAACATATAGATATATGGAACCATAATCTTCCAACCCCAACCCCCGAAAAAAACTGTGTACAATTTTATTAACCTGTTTCAAGACACTGATCGATACTTTAAATCTGTCACCCGGCTCTGAAAACACAATCAAATAACAAACATCAGAATTTAATTTATTTTGTCTTTTTCCCTTTACGTTATGAAAAACAAAGTTGTCAAAAACCAAAAAAAGAGGTATTATATACAGGGGTGTTCTCTTTCAATCAAGAAATCTGAAATGATGCCGCTTCTCCATCTAGATGGGCCGGAAACTCAGGTTTCGTACAAGGATATTCCAGGGTTTTTATGAAAAGAAGAAAGACCAGAAAATCCAGACCCACAGTTGGTCTTTTCATTTCTGACCTGGAAAATGCCTATACCTATAACCTCTATATGGGGGCCATGGATGCTGCGCAGAGAAGTGATTCAAATCTTGTAATTTTCCCCGGCAAATCTCCCAAAGCCCCCTATGAATTCGACTATCAGTTTAATGCCGTTTATGAACTACCCTCTGCTGAATCAATCGATGCTTTGATACTGGCTACAGGAACAATCACAAATTTTCTGTCGTATGAGGAGTTTGAGGCATTTTACAAGAGATATGAGGGAATTCCACTTATAAGTATCTCTATCCCGCTTAGCGGTATCTCCAGTGTCCTGATCGACAACAAAATCGGCATGAAAAGAGCATTCTCTCATCTGATTAAGGATCACAATCTCAGGAAAATCGCCTTTATCCGTGGCCCGGAAAGCAATGCCGAAGCACAGGAAAGATACCTGGTTTATAAAGAAGCACTTCAGGAAAACGGAATCGAATTTGATCCAGCGCTTGTCTATGAGGGAGATTTCACCTTTTACTCCGCTTTCAAAGCGATAAATGAGCTTCTGGAAGAGAGGAAAGTGAAATTCGATGCTGTTTCTGCTGCAAACGACGAGATGGCTCTCAGTGTAATGCAGGCATTGCAAAACAGAGGCTTCCGTATCCCGGCAGATGTAGCCATAATTGGTTTTGATAATGTGGAAAGTGCAAAATTCAGCACACCATCACTTACAACCG harbors:
- a CDS encoding argininosuccinate synthase; its protein translation is MEKVVLLYSGGLDTSIMIPWLKENYNCEVIAMCADLGQQEELSGLEEKALKTGASKLYIEDLTSEFVADYIFPTLRAGAVYEGSYLLGTSFARPLIAKRAVEIAHKEGASAIAHGATGKGNDQVRFELTIMALDPNLKIISPWKDPLWTMHSREDCIAYAEKHNVPISQSKKRIYSEDRNIWHISHEGGVLESPGNEPPDDVYTLSNTVEKAPDKAEYVEIAFEKGTPVAVNGSRIGPVELLDTLNKIGAVHAIGHIDMVENRLVGIKSRGIYETPGGTILYFAHRELERLVLDRDTSHFKEIISSRYAELVYFGQWFSALREALDAFVDVTQRNVTGTVKLKLYKGNIIPAGTKAPKSLYLEDLASFTDTELYNQKDATGFIKLFGLPMKVAGLVERKM
- a CDS encoding aspartate aminotransferase family protein translates to MTLVNESTRKNNHITNGKNEMKNIDSLFVPTYKRDGAPIVKGKGVYLYDSDNKKFLDFGSGIAVNALGHAHPALIAALKKQGSMVIHTSNLYYSQAQIDLAEKLLKHSFGDRVFFCNSGTEANEAAIKFARKKASVIKGKYHVLSFCSAFHGRTYGALSATPQKKFHEGFEPLLEGFHSSELNNIKAVKKILDSHKFAAVIVEPLQGEGGVNPASTEFLKFLREYTEKKSIALIFDEIQCGMGRTGTLWNYEQHKVIPDMMTLAKPIGGGLPLGVVVCSEKFASAISPGDHGTTFGGNPVACALGCELLKIISEKQFLKGVKQKGSYLKKKLSALKKMFQDIEDIRGTGLLLGVQLKDDPAAVVSECRKKGLLVVKAGKNTIRFMPPLTVSESEINKAVAIFSGVLSRK
- a CDS encoding DNA-3-methyladenine glycosylase I translates to MRQKNRCSWAGDDPDYIRYHDQEWGIPVHDDRKLFEMLVLEGFQAGLSWITILKRRENFRRAFAGFDWEKVASFNDKKIEELMLDSGIIRNRLKILSAVNNAKRFREVRAEFGTFDKYIWQFTNYKALFPPKPPKTWKDLPARTPESDQMSKDLKKRGFNFVGSVICYAFMQATGMVNDHLEGCFRFMKKKS
- the argB gene encoding acetylglutamate kinase, whose amino-acid sequence is MRTVCIKIGGATVDAEGLLIQLGQSIKKLMPQSFPVIVHGGGKDIARHLDLLNKEFTFVEGMRVTDAEMVKIVQMVLSGDVNKRIVNALLLGGVSAAGFSGVDSNLFLASKMTMRGQDIGLVGKIEQVNTTLISICKQNSIVPVVSPISRDNNGAIYNVNADLAASELAMALEADDLIFVSDVPGVLINDEVKKEIRTSEIEDLIARGHITGGMIPKLRSAADAVHRGVGRVHICGWRGSETLLNELSTSTSTGTVIHR
- the ispD gene encoding 2-C-methyl-D-erythritol 4-phosphate cytidylyltransferase, with amino-acid sequence MEKETNQKIDAVIVAAGSGTRLGYKEPKAFVPLGGKPMLEYSLEFFLSRKDIVKIVLVVPSEMLHSAKEKYACERVEVVAGGKQRWNSVSNGLSGLESEWVLIHDAARPFVTDLVIDRILEKRDSYDCVITVTPEVDTVRTFEGDRALETVDREKLVRVGTPQLFRRKLLIAALNSMSESEPPPTDEAVLMQKAGMEVGIAWGDPKNFKITTLSDLETAEAIVAAKKSMLLGG